In Spiroplasma chinense, a single window of DNA contains:
- a CDS encoding lipoprotein, which produces MKKILSLLGAVSIIATPALTTACGTFTSVGEQFPGKNISQINFKMYVNETKEEILENLDKALSDFGRRLSIRSVDVYMVRNEVMIDFNDDYIAEYDDKILVAAKRSADPYGGYFTTWARAKGTDLGMSNFSYILDGKRMFFTNTYKTLKEEVIKEIERYSDGPDPKVDVYAETKQGFVLIDDTNLTTQIGAGNRIKMVAQKGAEMFSGSKILENEFRKYNLKPFVIEMANMTGQNDKELFVDRFEYGLQNLLESYYFQVSSTIENEDWKVKEVIRTHKDGSTEILAWDDNLNALQTGDQVVVKTMGNIFEEAEVAIKMVRY; this is translated from the coding sequence ATGAAAAAAATATTGAGTTTATTGGGTGCAGTAAGTATTATTGCAACGCCAGCATTAACAACTGCTTGCGGTACATTTACCTCGGTGGGTGAGCAATTCCCGGGAAAAAATATAAGTCAAATAAATTTTAAAATGTATGTTAATGAAACAAAAGAAGAGATTTTAGAAAACCTAGACAAAGCTTTAAGTGATTTTGGAAGAAGACTTTCTATACGAAGTGTTGATGTCTACATGGTAAGAAATGAAGTGATGATAGATTTTAATGATGATTATATAGCTGAATACGACGATAAAATTCTTGTTGCTGCAAAAAGAAGTGCAGATCCTTATGGAGGTTATTTCACAACATGAGCAAGAGCGAAAGGTACTGATCTAGGAATGTCTAATTTTTCTTATATATTGGATGGCAAGAGAATGTTTTTTACAAACACATATAAGACTTTAAAAGAAGAGGTTATTAAAGAAATAGAAAGATACAGTGACGGTCCAGATCCAAAAGTAGATGTTTATGCCGAAACAAAACAAGGTTTTGTTTTAATTGACGACACTAATCTAACTACACAAATTGGTGCTGGTAATAGAATTAAAATGGTTGCACAAAAAGGTGCAGAAATGTTTTCAGGATCTAAAATTTTGGAAAATGAATTTAGAAAATATAATTTAAAACCATTTGTAATAGAAATGGCTAACATGACTGGTCAAAACGATAAAGAATTATTTGTAGACCGTTTTGAATATGGATTACAAAATTTATTAGAGTCTTATTATTTTCAAGTATCTTCAACTATAGAAAATGAAGATTGAAAAGTCAAAGAAGTTATTAGAACCCACAAAGATGGAAGTACAGAAATTTTAGCATGAGATGACAATTTAAATGCTCTGCAAACTGGAGACCAGGTTGTTGTTAAAACAATGGGAAACATTTTTGAAGAAGCAGAAGTTGCAATTAAAATGGTAAGGTATTAG
- a CDS encoding lipoprotein has product MRKLLRLIGSLTVVASTAATTVSCQDTFYNRNFYNSGKIRIGHTGLEAKIILWQDQTAISAHFAFSALEFFLEVNEERVELKDDYIIKANDVIIMTPKDKELRKYEDLRIVVSEKRTKIGNIRLTYKKLYSVEKILEIAIERLNRSYPSSYIKEDFEIFINNKNILDLNGKDFVKEGDTVKIEAVPTSTRLVGSYETKVILGVEDLKDFKATIFKNQTHQGIAEELNFLFPGWEDNIDITVKRNGTLVEFNEEYESVEGDIISFDAKPNSNLYKGSLQRNVLGMDTTFVNYSTFKINAGQTVGEAKKMIVETFNSYFKNNNYNITFKTSDIVIRYYADETGFEDDYTVKANDGLFAFINNEYTNGKNLEQRLYIQRIDLPFKNYVLYWYDYETFMKQFEELIHADFPFFDITKELEFLNEEGRRLLEPTDFTNLSGKTIYFDSAYGAEFLAYNVKQSKITFI; this is encoded by the coding sequence ATGAGAAAATTGTTAAGACTTATTGGTTCATTGACTGTTGTAGCGTCAACCGCAGCTACAACTGTATCTTGTCAAGATACATTCTATAATAGAAATTTTTATAACTCAGGAAAAATTAGAATAGGTCATACTGGTCTTGAAGCAAAAATAATTCTTTGACAAGACCAAACAGCTATATCTGCTCACTTTGCATTTTCTGCTTTAGAATTTTTCCTAGAAGTTAATGAAGAGAGAGTGGAGTTAAAAGATGATTACATAATTAAAGCAAATGATGTAATCATAATGACACCAAAAGATAAAGAATTAAGAAAGTATGAAGATTTAAGGATAGTGGTTTCTGAAAAAAGAACAAAAATAGGAAACATTCGTTTAACTTATAAAAAATTATATTCAGTTGAAAAAATTTTAGAAATAGCTATAGAAAGATTGAACAGATCTTATCCTTCTAGTTATATAAAAGAAGATTTTGAAATTTTTATAAATAATAAAAATATTTTAGACTTAAATGGTAAAGACTTCGTTAAAGAAGGAGACACTGTAAAGATTGAAGCTGTGCCAACTTCAACTAGATTAGTTGGAAGTTATGAAACAAAAGTTATTTTAGGAGTAGAAGACCTTAAGGACTTTAAAGCTACAATCTTTAAAAATCAAACGCACCAAGGAATAGCAGAAGAATTAAACTTTTTATTCCCAGGATGAGAAGATAACATTGATATTACTGTTAAAAGAAATGGAACTTTAGTTGAATTTAATGAAGAGTACGAATCAGTTGAAGGAGACATAATTAGTTTTGATGCAAAACCTAACAGTAATTTATATAAAGGATCTTTACAAAGAAATGTTCTTGGAATGGATACTACGTTTGTAAATTATTCAACTTTTAAAATTAATGCAGGTCAGACTGTTGGTGAAGCTAAAAAAATGATAGTAGAAACTTTCAATTCATATTTTAAAAATAATAATTACAATATTACTTTTAAAACTAGTGATATTGTAATCAGATACTATGCAGATGAAACTGGATTTGAGGATGATTATACAGTTAAAGCAAATGATGGTCTTTTTGCGTTTATAAATAATGAGTACACAAACGGAAAAAACTTGGAACAAAGATTATATATACAAAGAATCGATTTACCATTTAAGAACTATGTACTTTATTGATATGATTATGAAACTTTTATGAAACAATTTGAAGAATTAATACATGCAGATTTCCCATTCTTTGATATTACAAAAGAATTGGAATTCCTAAATGAAGAAGGAAGACGTTTGCTAGAACCAACAGATTTTACAAATCTTTCTGGCAAAACAATTTATTTTGATAGTGCATATGGTGCAGAATTTCTTGCATACAACGTGAAACAATCTAAAATAACTTTTATTTAA